A segment of the Prochlorococcus marinus CUG1416 genome:
ATTTTGCCTAGTTATATCTAGTTCCGCCAAGACATCATCCAATATAAGTATTGGAGGGACATTTAATGTTTTAGTTAATAAATCTAGTTCAGCCATCTTTAAAGCCAAAATAAAAGTTCTTTGTTGACCGGATGAACCATATTTTCTAACTGAAATATCATTAATTAGAAACTCAATATCATCACGATGAGGTCCAAAATTACATTTACCAGTCAATACTTCGATTGAACGCTGCTCTAATAGTTGTTCTGCTATTTTCTTACTAATAACTTTTTCTTCTTCTTCTTCTTGACTTATATTTTTTATCCCTGAAAGATAATTTATACCTATTTGCTCTTTAGATTTACTTAAGTGATTATGCCAGTATTCAACATATGGTTTTATTTTTAATAAAGCCCTTCTTCTTCGCCTAAAAATTCTTGTACCTATTATTGACATCTGAATATCAAAGCTTTCAACAATGTCTGAGGATTGGTTTTTCAGGAAGCTTTCTGAACGCCAAAAATGACTTCTTTGTTTTAAAAGCCTGTTAAATCTAACTATCAATTCTGAATATACTGGTTCAAGCTGAGATACAACTTTATCAATCCATGTTCTTCGAAAACTCGGGTCACTTCTAACAATATCTATATCATTTGAACAGAAACATACGCTCCGAATATAATTCTTTATTTCACTCTGCTTTTTCAAGATTGATTCATTGACATAAATTCTTTTAGGGCCTTTTCGAAATAGATTTAACTCCAAATCATCTTTAAAATCTATTTGTCCCATGACTACTGACATATCACTATCATTTTCTATTAAATCTTTATCACTTAATGCTCTATTAGATTTTAATTGACTTAAAAATTCAACCGATTCAAGTAAATTTGACTTGCCAATACCATTACAACCAAGAACAATTGTTCTTTGCTCTTTTAGATCAAGTTCAAAACTTTTATGGTTCCGAAAATTTTTAATTTTTAATTTATTTAAAAAAATGTTTTTTATGCATTCATTAATTAAATTAGCTAAGTTTAAAATATTTAGATTTTCTTTAAAGAAATTGAAAAATTAAAGGGCATGTAGCTCAGTTGGATAGAGCATCAGATTCCGGTTCTGAGAGTCGGGGGTTCGAATCCCTCCATGCTCGTATCATCATTTTTAAAGTTTATATCCCATTACTCTTATTCCATTTGGATCTAGTATAAATCCACTTTCTTCTAAACTTTTAAATGAAGACAATGGAGCCTGTACAGAAATACTGCATCCAGGCATTTCTCTATTTATTTTCTCAAGAGTTAATTGAAGCAATATTGAATAATAAAGTTTCTGATTATTACCTGGTGCTGCACTTAAATTCCATAAATTAGCATTCAATCCCTTATCGGATGTAACCCTTACAAAGCCATATAATTTATTATTTGATTCATTTTGTATGGTAAAAAAGAAATTACTTTTCTGAATAGCCTCAGACAGGGGTTTTATTGGAAATGTCTCACAACCACAATTAGCTAAAAGTCTGTTAACTTCTTTAGCTAATGGAATCTGAGAAGAGTTTACAAAATAACCCTCTGGAATAACAAGTTTTTTTGTAGAAAAATATTGCAATTATCAACCTGTATTTCTCATGCCAGCTGCTATTCCATTAATAGTTAAAAGTGCCCCCCTCAATAGCTCACTTCTACTATAAGCTCTTCTAGATTCATCTTTATCAATAAGAAATTCGCTAATTGGGGGTTGTCTTGTTTGGTCTCTCAGTCTTCTTAAAAGTGAAACCTGCAAAAATCCCAATGGGATGATTGTCTTATTTCTCAAGCTTACTGATGATTTCAAGTCTCTATCAGATTCAAGGAGCTGATTTTTACCAGTTATTTCAAGTATTAAAGATTTTGTAAGATTATATTCTTTAGAAATTACTTCAAAAATAACATCAAAAGAATCTTTCTTTTCTTCACTACCAAGAGTGTCAACATAATATTTAGCAACTTCCAAATCCACTTTAGATAATGTCATTTCTACCTTGGATATAAGCATTCTAAAAAATGGCCATCTTTGATGGAGAACTCGTAATAATTCAATTTGTTGTGGGTCTGAATTTAATTCAGATGATAATGCAGTACCTACTCCAAACCAACTTGGCAAAAGAAATCTACTTTGTGTCCATCCAAATACCCATGGAATAGCTCTTAAACTTGACAAATCTTTCGCACCTTTCTTTCTTCTCGCAGGCCTGCTAGATATTTGTAATTTACTTATCTCTTCTATTGGCGTGACCTCTTGAAAGAAATTCAACAAATCAGGATTCTCATGCACTAATTTTCTATAGTGAGCCCTTGATGTTTCTGCCAGCCTAGACATTAATTGATTCCATTCTGGAGTAGCATCAAGTCTATTATTGACCAAACTATTTTGAATAACTGCTGTAGTGACAGTTTCAAGGTTATACAAAGCTAGTTCAGGAAGACTATATTTTGAAGCTAAAACTTCACCTTGTTCTGTTATTTTTATTCTCCCTTTTAAAGTCCCGCTTGGTTGCGCCAATATTGCCTGATAGGCTGGTCCTCCCCCTCTACCTACAGAACCGCCTCGTCCATGAAATAGTCTTAGCAATATATTATTTCTACTTGCAAGATTTTGAAGAGCTATCTGGGCTCTATGAATTTCCCAATTACTAGAAACAAACCCGGAATCTTTATTACTATCAGAATATCCAAGCATTAATTCTTGAAGAGGTTTAAATGATTCTCCAACTTTTGGCAATAATAATCTGTAAAAATCTAATTTAAACAACTTTTCCATTACTTCAGGTGCTCTTTTAAGGTCTTCAACAGTTTCGAAAAGAGGAACGACTAATAATTTTGACTTTTGTGAATTTTGATCAAGAAGTCCCATTTCTTTTGCCAATAAGAGCACTTCAAGCAAATCAGATGCACTATGACTCATTGAAATTACATAAGAATGACAAATTCTACTTCCAAATTCTTGCTGCAGTCTCTTAACCATTTTAAAAACTGAGAATGTTTCTTCTGTATTTTTTGTCCAGTTAACTTCATAAGGAATTAAAGGCCTTTTTGTATTTAATTCGTCCACAAGCCATTTAATTTTCTCTTCCTCAGACATTTGGTCATATAGTACAGGTAAGTCAAGATAATTTGTGAGCTCTTGTATTGCGTCACTATGCCTTGTACTTTCTTGACGAATATCTAAACTTGCTAAAGAAAATCCAAAAATATGAACCTGAGTAAGTAAAGTATTTACAGCTTCACAAGTTAAATCCGTACTAATCAGGCTATTTTTAATTAGTTCAAGATCATATGTAAATTCGTTTACTGATTTGTAATATAAGTTTTCAACTTTATCTATATTTTTAGTATCCATCTCTCCCTCTAAGTCAAATTTCCACCCACTATCAGATAATAAATTATTTCTTTCTTGTGTTAACCTTAATTTTTCTAAAATATAACTCAATTTCAGTCGGTAAGGTTCTGATCTGTATCTTGTAGCCCTAGCTTCATAGATTTCTGGAAACTTAACCCTATCTGTTTCTAATGACTCTAATAGAGAAGAACTCACTTGACTCCATTGCATTGAGACACTTAATTGATCTCTAAGATTAGATACTGAAATAATATATCTTTCCAACATCAACTGTCTTTGGTAGCAAGCAGTTCTCCATGTTATCTCAGGAGTGACCGATGGATTACCATCCCTATCGGAGCCGACCCAAGAACCGAAGTTACAAAAAGATTCTGGGGGCATCTGAACATCTGGATAGTTCTCGGTGAGCGCTTCAGCGATTCTGCCTCTCAATTGAGGCATTGCATTAAATAAAACTTGCTGAAAATAATGCAAGGCATAATCTACTTCATCTAAAACTGAAGGTTTAAATTGATGCAATTCATCAGTTCTCCACCAAAGTCTTACTTCTTCTTTTAATTGGATTTTGAGAGAATTTTTTGCTTCGCTAGTTAAAAATTGCTCAACCTGTATTGTTTTCAATAAATTTGCAACTCTAGTTTGCTTATGTCTAATCGTATGTCTTACTATCTCAGTCGGATGTGCAGTAAAAACTAAACGAATATCCATTTCCTGCAATAACTCCTCTAATTTTCCTGGAGGTACATTTAATGTTCTAAGCCTATAAAATAATTCTCTAAAAGTTACTGGAGCATTTTGCCTAGCCAATGCTGGGGCAAAAGGATCAAGATTATCGGGCGATTTTTGAACATTCTTATTTGTAAAGCTTTGAATATATCTATCTTCCTCAACTCTTTGTTCCAAAATATTCACTAGTTGAAAATATAATGAAAAAGCCCTTGCTGCTGCAATGGATTCTGCTAAATCCATAGAATTCACAATATCAACTATTTCATTTTTAAAAGTTTTTGAACTATCACCATCAATTTGTTTTGAATAACTTAATTCTTTAAGCTGTATCAATCTGTCTGCCTGATCATCTGGGCATTCTTCCCTAAGCACAGATTCCCATAAATCCTCTATTAAAAGACGATTTTTATCAAGTGGATCATTGTTACTGATCAGATCCACATTATTATTTTTAATCTGTTGAAAAGATTCCATATAATTATTATGTCACAAGTAAAAATATTCAGATCAAATGTTTGTTTAAATAATCAAATACTCTTGTCTTCATTCTTGATCATATCATCGATAGAAATTTTCATTATTTGCTCAATAGAAAAACCTTTTTCATATTGATTTATCCATTTCATAGATTGATTCCCTTCTTCAAGAACTTTATAAATAGGTTTCAAAAGATGTTTCATATTAAATTTTTCTGCGCTGGTTGATAAATCTGATAATAAGTTTTGAATCCATTCTCTACAAACAACTTTTTTGCCATCTTGCCAGTGAATTAACTCTGAATTCAGACTATCTTTAGCAGCATTAATTTCATTTTGGTCACATATTGCTGATAATTCATCATTAGAAAAAATACTTGCATTCAAAGGGTCTAAAGTATTTATATTTTCAAAAAGATTTAAAATCCTGAGTTCTAGCATAGCCGTTATCCCTAATAGCAAATTAATATCGTGAACAAAATCACAAATTCTTAATTCCAAACGATCAAGAATTAAAGGCCTTTGGGGACCATTTGGTCGAATTGAAGACCAAAAATGCCTGATATTTTGCATGTTTTTATTAGCTATATTTTCTTCGATCCAATCGATATAGGAATCATGATTTTGAAAAAAAGGTACCTTACTTGGTGTTTTAGGAAACTGAATCCATCTCTGGGAGTGATTTTCAGTAATTTTATTGTTTAAAAAAGGCGAACTAGCACTTATTGCTAGATATAAAGCAGCCTCAGATCTTATAAGTCTTATAGCAGCAAAAAGCTTATCTAAGTCATCTATTCCTATATTTATGTGGACACTTGAAGTTGCAATAGAGATTCCATAATTATCTTGTATAAATTGATGATAAACATTATCAATATCAGATCTTTGAAATTGAATATCGTGTTTAAAACAAAGCGTAGATGAAGGAATGATTGTTAAACCTTTATTATTTAACCAATGTCTTAATTTTTTTCTTGGAGTTATTAATTTCTCGTATAAAAACTTATAGTCTTTTTCAGGAGTTGTTATGTATTCAACATTTCTATTATCTGGCTCTTTCACAAAATTAGAAAAATTTTTTTCAATATCAGCTGAAACACCAATATGAGAATCAAAAGAACCTGTAAAAAGTTCCACTTCAAAACCTTTATAAAGATTCACGTTACTCATTTATTTATCCAAACAAGCTAATGCTTTTAGTATCCCCTTAGCTTTATTAATTGTTTCTTGATATTCATTCTCAGGAGAAGAATCAGCAACTATTCCAGCACCTGCTTGTACTGATACCTCATATTTTCCATCTTTTGAGGGTTTAACTATCATAGTTCTTATTGTAATTGCTGTATTTAAAGCACCATTAATATCAATCGATCCATAAACACCAGCATAAGGTCCTCTAGCATCTTTTTCAAAGTGTTTAATCAATTGCATAGCTCTTATTTTTGGTGCCCCAGTAACTGTTCCAGCTGGGAAACATGCCTTTAACAAATCCCATACATCAGTATTGTTTTTTAAGATTCCCTCAACTTCACTGACTATATGCATAACATGTGAATATTTTTCAATAACCATTAAATCTCTGACCTCCACAGTACCAATTTCACAAACTCTTCCAAGATCATTTCTCCCAAGATCTATAAGCATTACATGCTCTGCTATTTCTTTTGGATCTTTTAATAAATCCTTTTCTAATTCCAGATCTTGTTGAGGATCATTGCCTCTAGGTCTTGTACCAGCTATTGGTCTTAAGCTTGCAACAATCTGACTTTGTTTATTCTTTTCAGCTTTAACCATAACTTCAGGACTAGAACCTATCAGATACCATGAGCCAAAATCAAAAAATGACATATATGGAGATGGATTAACCATCCTTAAGCTTCTGTATAAATTAAAGGGATCATTATTGACTTTAGTATGAAATCTCTGACTTATAACGATTTGAAAGATATCTCCTTTTCTTATATATTCTTTTGCCAAGAGAACTGCATCCTCAAAATCTTTTTTCTTCCAATTACTTTTAATATCTAAATTCAAATTCTCATTTTCATTCCACTCTAAAAACTCTTTTTCTTTCAGAGGAACTTTCATTAAATCTCTAGTTTTCTTAATTTTAGAGATTGAGTTTAGATAAACTGCTTCAATAGAAAGATCTTTTGAAGCAGTTGTGTTTGCATAAACTACTGCGGTAATACATCTTTTTGTTTGATCAAAAACAACTAACTGATCAAAAAACATCCAGGAGCCATAAGGTATATTATTTTCTTCTATTTCATTTATTGGGACACTTGGTTCTATTCGATTAATTAATTCATAACCCCAGGAACCATATAACTGTCCAATTGATGGAAAGTCATCAAGCATAGATGACTTATATTCCTTTGTCCAAGTTCTTAAAATATTAAAGGGATCTCCTTTATATATTTCAGTTTTTCCATTATTCCAGGTTTTAACTATTTCTTTTCCATAACAAACGGCTTCCCAAAGAGGCTTAGTAGCAACAATACTCCATCTACCCAAACTTTCCCCACCTTCAACAGATTCAAGAAAAACACCATGCGAATCTTTTTCAGATAATTTTAACCACGTCGACAATGGAGTCTCTAAATCTGCCGGCCATGTTTGAGTGATAGGTATAAAATTCTTACCTTCTTTGTGAGACTTGTAAAAACTATCTTTCTGTGAGCTGATCATACTAATAATGTCAACCCAAATTATAATTATATTCTTCTTTTATATCAACTTTGAGGTATTTAATCAAAAGTATTCTTAGTTGTAAATTTCAACCCAGCTGGATTAGGGTTTTCACCTATTCTCCTTGAGTTATGGCCAACTTTTTCTCTGCCCTCATTAACTTTCTCAGGGAACACACCATCTTTTGGATGTAAGAATTCAGTATCACCACTTGGGAACACTCTATAGATTTTAAAGTCCTCAATTCTTGGTTTAAAAGCTCTTAATTGTGTACCTAGTGCAAGGCATTGTTCTTTTCTTGCAAAATACATTAAATTATCACCTTCATGCATAATAGCTGCACCACCGGTGGGTAATTCAAATGCTTGTTCTTTTGAACTATTCCATACAATCGCATATTTTTCTTCGGTTTCTGCTGAGTTTAATAAACCCCCAGTACTTCCTATATGCTTTGGAAATTGACCAACTAAAGTTTCAGTCATCCTAGATTTTGAGTTATTTATAATAAGAAATTAGCATTCATATTTTACAAAATTCAAAATTTATAGAAAAGTTTCTACATTATTTAATAAATGTAAAACTTGTTTCTCGTTTTAATTTGAATCTGAAATCGGGAAAAATACTGTCAAACCCGTATCACGCCTTTGCGTGACATGGCCTCCTAAACTAGCTAACAACTTTTGAGTAGCATTTTGACTGAGTTGTAAACTACCTGTTTGAGGGTTCCAATTTAAAACAGGACCTAAATCAGAACCATCTTCTCTTCTTGGTCTTTCTTTTTTCTTATTATCTAATTTTTGTACTTTTAGTTGAAGTTTGAGCTTTTGGCCAGCTGGTCTTAATTCTAAAATTAATGTACTACCCTCTTTCAACCCTCTAGTATTTTTATCAATTAAACCTCTTAACATTAATTCTAATTTTTCAGAATCACTTAAGATTTGGGGGAGTTGACTGGGAATGTCGATCTTTAAAGAAATACCACGTCGATTTAATTGTTGATTCCATACAGGAGCAAGTTTTTTAAAAATTTCGGCTAAATTAATTTTTGCCAAGTTATTTAATGAAGGAACTTCATTACTTACCAATTCTGCCGCATTAAAGATTAAACCGAACCTATCAATTTGTTCATTACATTCATTATCTATTTGAATTAAACGATTTCTCATTGATTCATCCATATTGTATTTCTTTAAAGTAGAACTTATTAATGTTCTTATAGTGGCTAAGGGGGTTCTTACTTCATGAGAAATGGCACTTAACAATTTTGCTTCGGTTATTTGTACATTTTTTTTATCGTTTCTTTCAGAATTCTTTATGTTATGGTTTGGTCCCAAATTTGCCAATTTTGCCGATAATATTGGCCAAAAATTTTTCTCAAAATGATTATTAATATTAAGATTACCTAAATTATTGATTGCATTACGAAATTTAACTCCTTCCTCATAATTTTCTTGCTTTAATTTCGCATGCATTAATTCAATTGAAATTTTTAAGCTTTCTTCATCACATTTCATTAATAGGATTTTCTTATCTTTTTCTCCTACGATTGATAATATACATTGAAAATTTGGGGTAATTATCATCAAAAAAGGTTCATATCCATCTTTTTGACTGAGATTTAAGACTTTGTAATTACTAATGAAATCAAAATCTTTTTTTACCTTGGCTTGGTTATTACCTGGTAAAAAACCTGCATTATCTTTTTGAAAATATGGAAAACCCTCTGGTGACCACAACCAGCCATGAAGTTGATTAAAAAATTTTTTATCATTTAGAGCTGGCAAAGGAGAGGCAACCCAAATACCTCCCTGTTGACAATTCTGAGAAAGAAACTCTTTTTGAATTACTTCTAAAGAGGCCCACCACATTCTTCTAGAGGTATCATCATCGACATTTATAGTTTGAAATCCTTTAATTAAAAGGTCTTGAATTTTTTTTATAGTAATTTTTGATTTCATCAATTTCTTAATGATCTAGAGCGTTTCAGTATAGATAATACGAATCCAATAGATATAAAATTAATCACCAAAGATGTTCTACCATAGCTCATAAAAGGAAGAGGTATTCCAGTGACTGGTCCTAATCCAATGGTCATAAATAAGTTAATAATAATTTGGAATAAGAAAGTTGCGGCTATGCCAATAACAATTAGAGATTCAAAGTCACTTCTAGCACTTGTTGCAATTTTAATAATCTTTTGAATCAAAAAAAAGAACAAAAATAAAACTATTATGCATCCTAAAAAACCCAACTCTTCGCCTAAAGCACTGAATATAAAATCAGTATGTTGCTCTGGTATAAATTGCAAATTAGTCAGCTTACCTTGTAACAAACCAGTCCCAAAAAATCCTCCAGATCCAATTGCAATTTTACTCTGTAATAAATGGTATCCACCACCTAAAGGATCTCTATTGGGATCTAAAAATAAAACCAATCTATCTTTTTGATATTCTTTTAGGCCATATTGCCACAAAATTGGTGTCGATTTCGCCACCAATAAATGAATGGAAATAGCAAGAACAGAAAAAATAATTTTCTTTTTCGAGGATCTATAAGCAAGATATCCTATAAATGGAATCCAGAAAATAAGAACATTTGGTAAGGTTAAATAGAATATAGAAGTTACAATACAGAAGACTAATATCAAAATCCACTCTATGGGCATTTGCGACCAATAGAGCATCACACCTGTCAAAACTAATAAAACTAAAGAGGTTCCTAAGTCAGGCTGAAAAAAAATTAATAACCAAGGAACAATAACTACTAATAAGGGCAATACTAAATCTTTTATTGTTGAAATTATTTTTTTATCTAGAACTAAAGCCAGAGTTAATACCGTGCTCAATTTAGCGACTTCTGAAGGCTGAAAGGAAAAAATTCCCAAGTTTAGCCATCTTTGAGCTCCAGAAACTGTTATCCCCAAAAAATAAATTAGAAATAAGGATATTAAAGTACATAAATAAAATGGTATCAAATACTTTCTAAGTCTCTCTAATGGTATATAAGAAATGGAAAATGCCAAAAAATAACCTAAAAAACCAGTTAGGATGTGACTTAAATAATTAGATACTAAAAAATCTCCCTGAATACTTTTTATTAAAAAACCCGAAATAATAACTAAAAAAAGAGGGATCAAAAGTAGTGGGGAGAATAAAAATCCTCTACTAAACTTATCTTTTTTTTGAAAAACCCCTCTCTTACTTAATAAAGAAATTCCTCTAAACATTAATTGTTAATTAACAAATTTATTTTTAATTAATTGAGCTAAATTACTAAATTCAATAGAACTTTCTTTATTTGGCTGGCTTATTGAGATTGGTATTCCTTTATTGCTTTCATCAACAAGAGGAATTTCAATAGGAATTTGTGCTAATAACGGTAAATCATTTTCTTTAGCTAATATTTGTCCACCACCTTTACCAAAAATTTCATATTTTTTACTTGGCATATCTGGCGGAATAAATACTGACATATTTTCTACTATTCCCAATAAAGGCACTCCAAGTTGTTTAAACATTGCTAATCCCCTCCTTGCATCTTGCAAAGATACTTGTTGTGGAGTAGTAACCACAATAGCTCCAGCAATAGGCACAGATTGAGAAAGGGAAATTTGAGCATCACCTGTTCCTGGAGGCAAGTCAATAACCAGAAAATCTAGATTATTCCATTCAACTTGGTAAAGAAATTGACGGATAATGCTATTTAGCATTGGCCCTCTCCATATAACTGGCTGACCTTCTTCTATAAGGAAACCCATAGATACTAATGAAATTCCATATTTATTTATTGGTATTAACCTTTGATCATTACCACTACCTTCTGTAACCTTTGGATTCTGTTCAGTCACTCCCATCATTGAGGGAGTATTGGGTCCATAGATATCCGCATCGAGTAAACCAGTTTTTAATCCTAATTTAGCTAAAGAACAAGCAAGATTAACTGCGATAGTACTTTTCCCAACTCCACCTTTACCACTGCTAACAGCGATGATATGTCGAATACCGTCAATCTGTTGCAACTCAGGACCATTACTTTCAGTTTTAGATTCTGATTTGGCAAGATTATTATCTATCTCTATTTGAACATCATCAATATCTTCAAAATCCAGTAGTATTTTGCGAACCTCATTGACAATTCTATCTCTCTGAGAAGTTGCGAATGAAGGTAATGATAGTGTTACGATTACTCTTGGTATAGTTACTCTTACGTTTCTAATCCAAGCTAATTCAATTACATTTTTCTTTGATCCAGCATCTAGAACCTTTTGTAAAGCAAAATTCGCATCTTCTATCGTGGTCATTAAATTTTTAAATATTTTAACAAGGTAGTCGACAGTTTAAAAGATTAAGAACTATGTCGAACTATCAAATAATAGGAAATAAGCCCCCCTTAAGAGAAATTATAAAGGGAAACTTATAATTAACCAAAAATTTTTTTTCTTCAAGATTTACTAAATACATGCTCAAAGAACCTCCTAAAAACTCGAGAGAGAAAACTAAAAATCTCTTATTAACTCTACAAGACAAAATTTGTTCAGGCCTTGAAAATGTAGATGGTAAAGCGAAATTCACCGAAGAATCCTGGCTAAGAGACGAAGGTGGTGGTGGAAGGTCGAGAGTATTGAAAAACGGTTCTATTTTTGAGCAGGCAGGAGTAAATTTCTCTGAAGTACAGGGGAAAGAATTACCTCAATCAATAATCTCTCAGAGACCCGAAGCTAAGGGTCATGAATGGTTTGCGACAGGAACTTCTATGGTATTGCACCCTAAGAATCCTTATATTCCAACAGTTCATCTGAATTATAGGTATTTCGAAGCTGGTCCTGTTTGGTGGTTTGGCGGAGGTGCAGACTTAACCCCTTTTTATCCTTATCTTTCTGATGTGAGAAATTTTCATAAAGAGCATAAAAAAGCTTGCGAAAAAGTTGATCAAAATTTACATAAGGTATTCAAACCATGGTGTGATGAATATTTCTTCTTGAAGCACAGAAATGAATCTAGAGGAATAGGAGGTATTTTTTATGATTATCAAGATGGTTCAGGCAATATCTATAGAGGAAATAATCAAAATGGGAAGGCATCAAAAGCTTCACAAAATATTGGTATATCTAATTTAAATTGGGATGATTTATTTTCTTTAGCAGAAAACTGTGGGCAGGCATTTCTCCCTTCATATCTGCCCATTATTGAAAAGAGAGCCACTCAAACATATACATCGAAGGAAAGAGAATTCCAGCTATATCGAAGAGGTAGATATGTCGAATTCAATTTAGTTTGGGATAGAGGGACAATTTTTGGATTACAAACAAACGGTAGAACTGAATCTATATTAATGTCATTGCCGCCTTTAGCTAGATGGGAGTATGGATATAAAGCTAAAAAGGGTTCTAGAGAGGAATTTCTCACATCAATTTTTACCAAACCCCAAGATTGGTTAAATGATAAAAATTTAGAAAAATTCTGTATGGAGAATAATATCTTTGATTAAAAATTATCAAATAACTTTTGAACTAACCTTAAATAGGAGTTTTGAATAAAGAACCATCGCTTTTTAATTGAAGTTTTTCTCCAAGTTCATTTTCTAAAGAGATTAATTCATCCCTATGCGCTCTTAATCTCATGAAAGTTGAATCATTATCATTTTCGTTAATCAACCTTAATTCAAATTTTTCTTCTCTTGCTGATTTTTTAAAATAAACCATACCAGACAAAGGACCCCCAATTAATCCTAAAAGAATAGGCCACCAACCTAATTCAGGATATATTTGAATAATTACTAAACCCAAAGCGCAAGAACCAAAACCGCCAAGAAAACCTAAAAAAATTGCTAAAGATTTACTAGAAACAACTTGACCTTTAAAT
Coding sequences within it:
- a CDS encoding photosystem I reaction center subunit II PsaD, whose product is MTETLVGQFPKHIGSTGGLLNSAETEEKYAIVWNSSKEQAFELPTGGAAIMHEGDNLMYFARKEQCLALGTQLRAFKPRIEDFKIYRVFPSGDTEFLHPKDGVFPEKVNEGREKVGHNSRRIGENPNPAGLKFTTKNTFD
- a CDS encoding sensor histidine kinase, whose amino-acid sequence is MKSKITIKKIQDLLIKGFQTINVDDDTSRRMWWASLEVIQKEFLSQNCQQGGIWVASPLPALNDKKFFNQLHGWLWSPEGFPYFQKDNAGFLPGNNQAKVKKDFDFISNYKVLNLSQKDGYEPFLMIITPNFQCILSIVGEKDKKILLMKCDEESLKISIELMHAKLKQENYEEGVKFRNAINNLGNLNINNHFEKNFWPILSAKLANLGPNHNIKNSERNDKKNVQITEAKLLSAISHEVRTPLATIRTLISSTLKKYNMDESMRNRLIQIDNECNEQIDRFGLIFNAAELVSNEVPSLNNLAKINLAEIFKKLAPVWNQQLNRRGISLKIDIPSQLPQILSDSEKLELMLRGLIDKNTRGLKEGSTLILELRPAGQKLKLQLKVQKLDNKKKERPRREDGSDLGPVLNWNPQTGSLQLSQNATQKLLASLGGHVTQRRDTGLTVFFPISDSN
- the rodA gene encoding rod shape-determining protein RodA translates to MFRGISLLSKRGVFQKKDKFSRGFLFSPLLLIPLFLVIISGFLIKSIQGDFLVSNYLSHILTGFLGYFLAFSISYIPLERLRKYLIPFYLCTLISLFLIYFLGITVSGAQRWLNLGIFSFQPSEVAKLSTVLTLALVLDKKIISTIKDLVLPLLVVIVPWLLIFFQPDLGTSLVLLVLTGVMLYWSQMPIEWILILVFCIVTSIFYLTLPNVLIFWIPFIGYLAYRSSKKKIIFSVLAISIHLLVAKSTPILWQYGLKEYQKDRLVLFLDPNRDPLGGGYHLLQSKIAIGSGGFFGTGLLQGKLTNLQFIPEQHTDFIFSALGEELGFLGCIIVLFLFFFLIQKIIKIATSARSDFESLIVIGIAATFLFQIIINLFMTIGLGPVTGIPLPFMSYGRTSLVINFISIGFVLSILKRSRSLRN
- a CDS encoding Mrp/NBP35 family ATP-binding protein — translated: MTTIEDANFALQKVLDAGSKKNVIELAWIRNVRVTIPRVIVTLSLPSFATSQRDRIVNEVRKILLDFEDIDDVQIEIDNNLAKSESKTESNGPELQQIDGIRHIIAVSSGKGGVGKSTIAVNLACSLAKLGLKTGLLDADIYGPNTPSMMGVTEQNPKVTEGSGNDQRLIPINKYGISLVSMGFLIEEGQPVIWRGPMLNSIIRQFLYQVEWNNLDFLVIDLPPGTGDAQISLSQSVPIAGAIVVTTPQQVSLQDARRGLAMFKQLGVPLLGIVENMSVFIPPDMPSKKYEIFGKGGGQILAKENDLPLLAQIPIEIPLVDESNKGIPISISQPNKESSIEFSNLAQLIKNKFVN
- the hemF gene encoding oxygen-dependent coproporphyrinogen oxidase, with the translated sequence MLKEPPKNSREKTKNLLLTLQDKICSGLENVDGKAKFTEESWLRDEGGGGRSRVLKNGSIFEQAGVNFSEVQGKELPQSIISQRPEAKGHEWFATGTSMVLHPKNPYIPTVHLNYRYFEAGPVWWFGGGADLTPFYPYLSDVRNFHKEHKKACEKVDQNLHKVFKPWCDEYFFLKHRNESRGIGGIFYDYQDGSGNIYRGNNQNGKASKASQNIGISNLNWDDLFSLAENCGQAFLPSYLPIIEKRATQTYTSKEREFQLYRRGRYVEFNLVWDRGTIFGLQTNGRTESILMSLPPLARWEYGYKAKKGSREEFLTSIFTKPQDWLNDKNLEKFCMENNIFD
- a CDS encoding cofactor assembly of complex C subunit B, which encodes MSYSLNSTLLLTILLAIGLFFFLRASSKDRTTIVEISSSQQPVKVLNGLCEWLNLRGWKQTGGDFEQRILIFKGQVVSSKSLAIFLGFLGGFGSCALGLVIIQIYPELGWWPILLGLIGGPLSGMVYFKKSAREEKFELRLINENDNDSTFMRLRAHRDELISLENELGEKLQLKSDGSLFKTPI